From a region of the Mycobacterium intracellulare ATCC 13950 genome:
- a CDS encoding BTAD domain-containing putative transcriptional regulator, with the protein MELGVLGPLQVRRGGAAVGIPGAKPRAILTMLGLHDGSVVPADTLVELLWGEDPPRTADKALQTHISALRRTLGDGFVLTQGAGWVLADSEVDASQYKTATRLGRAAAAAGDTSQAVARFDEALALWRGIPELPDGRRGTSEKTRWMEGHAALVEDRADALLATGRAAEVIGDLEAAIADAPLRERRWGQLMLALYRAGRQGEALGAYQRARALLADELGVDPGPELRRLEAAIVAQDSSLDIAVAQHVPSVTRAVTFLLTDIEGSTAAWEAEAGAMAAALARHDELIEHVVTSRGGRLIKTRGEGDATFSVFERPSAAASAAVELQDAIAHEPWALRQPIRVRVALHTGEVELRDGDYFGRAVNRVARLRSLAEGGQILCSGATAELVIDSLADDVVLTDLGMRQLRNLARPEHVFELRLETAERRPQQAAAETPMERPGLPAVLVGPGPFVGRGRELEGLLSAWQGALTGGVRTVLIAGEPGVGKTRLAGEWSQRAYEMGAVVLYGRCDEDLGAPYQPFAEALRALVPCMGAERLRGLRGVEALLPLAPGLADVVPDLAPPAHADPDTERYALFDAAVALLEIASASAPVLLILDDLHWAAKPTLLLLRHLLRFGDHARVQIVGTYRSTDLDRSHPLAAMLADLHRDGTANRLNLGGLDEDDVTTYVTEAGYDDEELAHALASVTGGNPFFLIEALRHVDESGGVWDQSTLPQGVREAVSRRLSRLPTETNKALATAAVVGSRFALELVEQVVGDDLVDAFDEARRAGIVIEEPGGNYRFNHAIVRQSLLAELASVRRMRLHQRIAATLETLPGADDELLAELAHHYFECAWAGNAAKAVFYCRRAADQAMSRLAYEGAADLYHRALHALEELDDELPDRDDQTAELLVARCEALLAAGDVSSAAGAVTQLQASTVESARLAAWATCFDGQLSMLIHPERLDEVEAALAAAAAKLAEQDDAAGEATAHTVRAGCLARLGRIADCEGALDDALNAARRAREHRRVNAVLAGAPLAALWGPNPVPRAGGRCLDVVRLLRITTDSPAVEATSTRCQAVLEAFRGRAAAARRMIDSARRTVSELGLRHALLEVEQFAGIVELIVDDPAAAESHLRKAYNGFRRMGLDADTAETAALLGRAYLALGRESEADELCSESERLAGHALKASIAWRTLRAHLLARGNDHDGARRIASEAVALAERTDALVDHGDACFTLATVLGAAGDVAGARAAAEQAVELYERKGAAALAERAREVLGRREVPTPPIAPAPEAPRVELDNACVRAIRQIDAAYDREAWDEIGQHVAAVVTCESRRKIVGLGRHDLPYDEWECEARRLRELLAPVRYHHVVVAVRGERLALTRLEVGPADQSPGAPRDEWLQLYGLDQEGRIALHVFFDVEDVDIAVAELDATQARFETEHPRARLENAATRVYERFWSHFAARDWAAVGTIVSESLSGADHRRVVNAGDRGSRESVIEDLQVAADLGFTIGMADVVAIRGERLALTRVRAAGRDPETIQNDAINVVEIDADERLTLIVVYDLDDFDGAIDELDARYLADEAAPYADAWSAITQGYGAFNRREGIATTPDWVNIDHRRAVAVAPGELTDYVHAAWDLEQDVSIYIEAVHRLTNRGAVISHATRATSREGFDAEWRMVLLVAVDGVVNHCEVFDEGDLDVALARFDHLNRPAQRLENAASQIAERFFAYFAACDWDSLATTLADNVSHDDRRHVVNAGVLHGRDTQIANLQAIAEVGITDFSSTVIATRGACLALVQTRSSGPDQAFDGVLTEELGVVEINSDNQMAAYVTFDPGDFDSAVAELDARYLAGEAAPYARTWSFITRAYAAVNRNELPAMTPDSEFIDHRAVLTAEREDLTGYLPALWDLTPDVKVYVEAVHRLNELGAVMTHTARGTSEEGFDAEWRTVVVGVTDGDLYRRVEVFDEPDLDAALARFDELHRQAPRLHNVASQVSDRFLAHFAARDWGAMAEMTADDFSSDDRRRVVGAGVQLGRDVDIDNMRAWADVGIASMTSHVIATRGDRLFLGRTRFFGPEQGPDTFHSEVLGLVEIDTENRVVARVVFDADELDAAIAELDARYLAGEASTRSHTWTLVTEAFVALNQRKIPATTSDWVNIDHRRLVPIGTGDLAAYLSVAWELSPQSYLYVAAVHRLSSLGAVITHVAAGASPEGLDAEWQVIDVMTFEGDRINRCELFDESDLDTALARFDELHGQTRKLENAASRAEHRLFDRSSTHDWAAIAEILAPDSFVDDRRRVVNVGFWDGRDAVMANMRALAEGLAQVSLTVIATRGKRLSLARVRSFNPDSRREGFAVELLGIAEIDTDGRIASHVFFDADDIDAAFEELDARYLAGEAAAYAHTWSVTSRANAKFNRHELPATTPDPVYIDHRSLVSIAGVDLATSVGALWDLTSDTSAYIEAVHQLTEYGTVTTQVLKMTSQDGFDAELRLTYVIVVEGNLLSRIEVFDGEDLEVALAYFDQVNCRDQPK; encoded by the coding sequence GTGGAACTGGGGGTTTTAGGCCCTCTCCAGGTCCGGCGAGGCGGAGCGGCCGTCGGTATCCCGGGCGCGAAACCTCGCGCCATCCTCACCATGCTCGGACTGCACGACGGTTCCGTCGTGCCGGCCGACACCCTCGTCGAGTTGCTGTGGGGCGAGGATCCGCCGCGCACCGCTGACAAAGCCCTGCAGACCCACATCTCCGCGCTGCGCCGCACGCTCGGTGACGGCTTCGTCCTGACACAGGGCGCGGGTTGGGTCCTCGCCGACAGCGAGGTCGATGCCTCGCAATACAAGACGGCCACCCGCCTGGGACGCGCTGCCGCCGCCGCCGGCGACACGAGCCAAGCGGTGGCCCGGTTCGACGAGGCCCTCGCGCTGTGGCGCGGAATCCCCGAACTTCCCGATGGCCGGCGCGGCACGTCCGAAAAAACGCGGTGGATGGAGGGCCACGCCGCGCTGGTGGAGGATCGAGCCGACGCGTTGCTGGCGACGGGCCGCGCCGCGGAAGTCATCGGCGATCTGGAGGCCGCGATTGCCGACGCTCCGCTGCGCGAAAGGCGGTGGGGCCAGCTGATGCTCGCCCTCTACCGCGCCGGCCGGCAAGGCGAAGCCCTCGGCGCGTACCAACGCGCAAGGGCGCTGCTTGCCGACGAGCTCGGCGTCGATCCCGGACCGGAACTTCGCCGGCTCGAGGCCGCGATCGTCGCGCAGGACTCGTCCCTGGACATTGCTGTGGCACAACATGTTCCGTCGGTGACCCGCGCGGTGACGTTCCTTCTCACCGATATCGAGGGGTCGACGGCCGCCTGGGAGGCCGAGGCCGGGGCCATGGCGGCGGCCCTCGCCCGACACGACGAGCTGATCGAACACGTGGTCACGTCGCGTGGCGGTCGGCTGATCAAGACGCGCGGCGAGGGCGATGCCACCTTCTCGGTTTTCGAACGGCCTTCTGCGGCGGCCTCGGCAGCGGTCGAGTTGCAGGACGCGATCGCTCATGAACCCTGGGCGCTGCGGCAACCCATCCGCGTCCGGGTGGCGCTGCATACCGGCGAGGTCGAGCTTCGCGACGGCGACTACTTCGGCCGGGCCGTCAACCGGGTCGCGCGGCTGCGGTCGCTGGCCGAGGGTGGCCAGATCCTGTGCTCGGGCGCGACCGCCGAGCTCGTCATCGACTCGCTCGCCGACGACGTGGTGCTCACCGACCTGGGGATGCGCCAGTTGCGGAATCTCGCACGGCCCGAGCACGTTTTCGAGTTGCGACTGGAAACCGCTGAGCGGCGTCCGCAGCAGGCGGCGGCCGAAACCCCGATGGAGCGCCCCGGGCTTCCGGCGGTGCTCGTCGGCCCCGGGCCGTTCGTCGGGCGGGGCCGCGAACTCGAAGGCCTGCTGTCGGCGTGGCAGGGTGCACTGACGGGGGGCGTGCGCACGGTGCTGATCGCCGGCGAACCCGGCGTCGGCAAGACCCGCCTGGCCGGTGAGTGGTCGCAGCGGGCCTATGAAATGGGCGCGGTCGTGCTGTACGGCCGGTGCGACGAGGACCTCGGAGCGCCCTATCAACCGTTCGCGGAAGCGCTGCGTGCGCTCGTGCCGTGTATGGGCGCTGAGCGGCTGCGGGGACTGCGTGGCGTCGAAGCGTTGCTGCCGCTCGCGCCCGGGCTGGCCGATGTGGTGCCCGACCTCGCTCCCCCGGCGCACGCGGATCCCGACACCGAGCGATACGCACTCTTCGATGCCGCCGTTGCCCTGCTCGAAATCGCCTCCGCGAGCGCACCGGTGCTCTTGATCCTCGACGACCTGCACTGGGCGGCCAAGCCGACGCTGCTCCTGCTGCGGCACCTGCTGCGCTTCGGCGACCACGCCCGCGTGCAGATCGTCGGCACCTACCGCAGCACCGACCTCGACCGCTCCCACCCCTTGGCGGCGATGCTCGCCGACCTGCACCGCGACGGCACGGCCAACCGGCTCAACCTCGGCGGCCTCGACGAGGACGATGTGACCACTTATGTCACCGAAGCCGGCTACGACGACGAGGAACTCGCGCACGCGCTGGCGTCGGTCACCGGCGGTAACCCCTTCTTCCTCATCGAGGCCTTGCGCCACGTCGACGAGAGCGGCGGCGTGTGGGACCAGAGCACCCTTCCTCAGGGCGTACGAGAAGCCGTGAGCCGCAGGCTTTCCCGGCTACCGACCGAGACGAACAAAGCCCTCGCCACGGCGGCGGTTGTCGGCAGCCGGTTCGCCCTGGAGCTGGTCGAGCAGGTGGTCGGCGACGACCTCGTCGACGCGTTCGACGAAGCGCGCCGGGCGGGCATCGTCATCGAAGAACCCGGTGGCAACTACCGGTTCAACCACGCGATTGTCCGGCAATCGCTGCTCGCCGAGCTGGCGTCGGTGCGGCGCATGCGATTACACCAGCGCATCGCCGCAACGCTCGAGACGCTGCCCGGCGCCGACGACGAGTTGCTCGCCGAGCTTGCTCACCACTATTTCGAATGCGCCTGGGCCGGAAACGCCGCCAAGGCGGTTTTCTATTGTCGGCGCGCGGCCGACCAGGCGATGTCACGTCTCGCCTACGAGGGCGCGGCCGACCTGTACCACCGCGCCCTGCACGCGCTGGAAGAACTTGACGACGAGCTGCCCGACCGCGACGACCAGACCGCCGAGCTGTTGGTCGCGCGCTGCGAGGCTTTGTTGGCCGCCGGCGATGTGTCCTCGGCGGCGGGTGCGGTCACCCAACTGCAGGCAAGCACAGTCGAGTCGGCCCGGTTGGCGGCATGGGCGACATGCTTCGACGGGCAGCTGTCGATGCTGATCCACCCCGAACGGTTGGACGAGGTCGAAGCCGCGTTGGCCGCGGCTGCCGCCAAACTCGCCGAACAAGACGACGCCGCCGGAGAAGCCACGGCGCACACCGTCCGCGCTGGGTGCCTCGCCCGTCTCGGGCGGATCGCCGACTGCGAGGGCGCCCTCGACGACGCGCTGAACGCGGCGCGTCGCGCGCGCGAACACCGCCGCGTGAACGCGGTTTTGGCGGGTGCTCCCCTCGCGGCGCTGTGGGGCCCCAACCCGGTGCCCCGTGCGGGCGGGCGGTGCCTGGACGTGGTGCGGCTGCTGCGGATCACGACCGACTCCCCCGCCGTCGAAGCCACCTCGACACGATGCCAGGCCGTGTTGGAGGCCTTTCGCGGCCGCGCCGCGGCGGCCCGTCGGATGATCGACTCGGCCCGGCGCACGGTGAGCGAGCTCGGCTTGCGTCATGCGCTATTGGAAGTTGAGCAGTTCGCCGGGATCGTCGAGCTCATCGTCGACGATCCGGCCGCAGCCGAGTCGCATCTGCGCAAGGCTTACAACGGCTTTCGTCGCATGGGCCTGGACGCCGACACTGCCGAGACCGCCGCGTTGTTGGGCCGCGCATACCTTGCACTCGGGCGCGAATCCGAGGCAGACGAATTGTGTTCGGAGAGCGAGCGTCTCGCTGGGCACGCGCTGAAGGCGTCGATCGCGTGGCGTACCCTGCGTGCGCACTTGCTGGCGCGGGGCAACGACCACGACGGGGCCCGGCGGATCGCCTCAGAGGCGGTCGCTCTGGCCGAGCGCACGGACGCCCTGGTCGATCACGGCGACGCATGTTTTACGCTGGCAACGGTGTTGGGGGCCGCAGGCGACGTGGCCGGGGCCCGGGCCGCCGCCGAGCAAGCGGTCGAACTGTATGAGCGCAAAGGCGCTGCGGCGCTTGCGGAGAGGGCGCGGGAAGTCCTCGGCAGGCGTGAGGTGCCTACCCCACCGATAGCGCCCGCACCTGAAGCGCCACGCGTCGAACTCGACAACGCCTGCGTGCGAGCGATTCGCCAGATAGACGCCGCCTACGATCGCGAAGCCTGGGACGAGATCGGGCAGCACGTCGCAGCCGTCGTCACCTGTGAAAGCCGCCGGAAGATAGTTGGCCTCGGCCGTCATGATCTTCCTTATGACGAATGGGAATGCGAAGCCAGACGTCTCCGCGAATTATTGGCCCCAGTGCGGTACCACCACGTGGTTGTCGCCGTGCGTGGCGAGCGCCTGGCTCTCACCCGGTTAGAGGTAGGTCCTGCAGACCAGAGCCCTGGGGCACCGCGGGACGAGTGGCTTCAGCTATACGGCCTCGACCAGGAAGGTCGAATTGCGCTGCATGTGTTTTTCGACGTCGAAGATGTCGACATAGCCGTCGCCGAGCTCGATGCCACGCAGGCCCGATTCGAGACAGAACATCCTCGGGCGCGGCTCGAGAACGCCGCGACGCGGGTATACGAACGCTTCTGGTCGCACTTCGCCGCCCGCGACTGGGCTGCCGTAGGAACCATTGTCTCCGAAAGCCTTTCCGGCGCCGATCACCGACGGGTCGTGAATGCCGGGGACCGAGGCAGCCGAGAATCCGTGATCGAGGATCTGCAGGTGGCCGCCGACCTCGGGTTCACGATCGGGATGGCCGACGTCGTGGCGATCCGCGGCGAGCGCCTCGCCCTCACACGGGTGCGGGCGGCCGGCCGCGACCCGGAAACGATTCAAAACGATGCGATCAATGTCGTCGAGATCGACGCCGACGAGCGACTCACGTTGATCGTCGTCTACGACCTGGACGACTTCGACGGTGCCATAGACGAACTCGACGCTCGCTATCTTGCCGACGAGGCAGCACCGTACGCAGACGCATGGTCGGCCATCACGCAGGGCTACGGCGCCTTCAACCGGCGCGAAGGGATTGCGACGACGCCGGATTGGGTCAACATCGACCACCGGCGGGCTGTAGCCGTCGCCCCCGGCGAGTTGACTGACTACGTCCATGCCGCATGGGACCTCGAACAAGATGTCAGCATCTATATCGAGGCCGTGCATCGGCTAACCAACCGTGGGGCGGTCATCAGCCATGCGACGCGTGCCACCTCGCGGGAAGGCTTCGATGCCGAGTGGCGGATGGTACTTCTGGTGGCGGTGGACGGCGTGGTCAACCACTGCGAAGTCTTCGATGAGGGAGACCTCGACGTCGCGCTAGCGAGATTCGATCACCTCAACAGACCGGCACAGCGGCTGGAAAATGCTGCGAGCCAGATAGCGGAGCGCTTCTTTGCGTACTTCGCAGCCTGCGATTGGGACTCCTTGGCGACGACACTGGCCGACAATGTCTCGCACGACGATCGCCGGCACGTGGTTAACGCTGGGGTCCTACACGGTCGAGATACGCAAATTGCGAACCTGCAAGCTATCGCTGAGGTCGGTATCACGGATTTTTCGTCGACAGTCATTGCGACCCGCGGCGCGTGTCTCGCCCTCGTCCAAACCCGTTCGTCGGGACCAGACCAAGCCTTCGACGGCGTCCTCACTGAGGAACTCGGAGTCGTCGAGATCAACTCCGACAACCAGATGGCAGCCTACGTCACGTTCGACCCCGGCGACTTCGACTCCGCCGTCGCCGAACTCGACGCCCGCTATCTCGCGGGCGAAGCCGCTCCTTACGCGCGAACGTGGTCGTTCATCACGCGAGCCTATGCCGCGGTCAATCGAAACGAACTGCCCGCAATGACACCGGATTCAGAGTTCATAGACCATCGAGCGGTCTTAACAGCCGAGCGGGAGGATCTGACGGGCTATCTTCCCGCCCTGTGGGACCTCACGCCAGACGTCAAAGTCTACGTCGAAGCGGTGCATCGGCTGAATGAGCTGGGAGCGGTCATGACCCATACTGCGCGCGGCACTTCGGAGGAGGGCTTTGATGCCGAGTGGCGGACAGTCGTCGTTGGCGTAACCGACGGCGATCTCTACCGCCGCGTCGAGGTCTTCGACGAGCCCGACCTCGACGCCGCGCTCGCCAGGTTCGATGAGCTGCACCGGCAGGCACCGCGGCTGCACAATGTGGCCAGCCAAGTCAGCGACCGCTTCCTGGCGCACTTCGCGGCGCGCGACTGGGGTGCGATGGCCGAGATGACGGCCGACGACTTTTCGAGTGACGATCGTCGTCGCGTAGTGGGCGCGGGAGTCCAACTAGGCCGGGATGTCGATATCGACAATATGAGGGCGTGGGCCGACGTCGGGATTGCGAGCATGACATCACACGTCATCGCGACCCGGGGCGACCGCCTTTTCCTTGGCCGCACCCGTTTCTTCGGCCCTGAGCAAGGGCCCGACACGTTCCACAGCGAGGTGCTCGGCCTCGTCGAGATCGACACCGAAAACCGAGTCGTCGCGCGGGTCGTATTCGACGCGGACGAACTCGACGCGGCCATCGCCGAACTCGATGCGCGATACCTCGCCGGGGAGGCCTCCACCCGCTCCCACACCTGGACGCTGGTGACGGAAGCCTTTGTGGCGCTGAACCAGCGGAAAATCCCTGCGACGACATCAGATTGGGTAAACATTGATCACCGACGACTGGTGCCGATCGGCACGGGTGATCTGGCGGCATATCTCTCCGTCGCGTGGGAACTTTCGCCGCAGTCCTACCTCTACGTTGCCGCCGTGCACCGCCTGAGCAGCCTTGGCGCGGTGATCACTCATGTCGCGGCTGGGGCTTCGCCCGAAGGGCTCGACGCCGAGTGGCAGGTAATCGACGTCATGACTTTCGAAGGCGATCGGATCAACCGCTGTGAGCTTTTCGACGAGTCAGACCTAGACACCGCGCTCGCCAGGTTCGATGAGCTGCACGGCCAGACGCGGAAGCTGGAGAACGCGGCAAGCCGCGCAGAACACCGACTCTTTGACCGCTCGAGCACCCACGATTGGGCGGCGATAGCCGAAATCTTGGCGCCGGACAGTTTCGTCGACGATCGACGTCGAGTGGTGAATGTCGGCTTCTGGGACGGTCGCGATGCCGTGATGGCAAATATGCGAGCACTGGCCGAGGGCCTTGCGCAGGTGTCCTTGACGGTGATCGCGACTCGTGGAAAGCGCCTCTCGCTCGCCCGCGTCCGCTCGTTCAATCCCGACTCCCGGCGGGAGGGATTTGCGGTAGAGCTGCTGGGAATCGCCGAAATTGACACCGACGGGCGGATCGCCTCCCACGTCTTTTTCGACGCCGACGATATCGATGCTGCCTTCGAGGAACTCGATGCGCGTTACCTCGCCGGCGAAGCGGCCGCGTACGCGCACACTTGGTCGGTGACTTCAAGGGCTAACGCCAAATTCAATCGTCACGAGCTTCCCGCGACGACGCCGGATCCGGTTTACATCGATCATCGATCGCTCGTATCGATCGCGGGGGTTGATCTGGCCACATCCGTCGGTGCCCTGTGGGACCTCACTTCGGATACCAGCGCCTACATCGAAGCCGTGCATCAGCTCACCGAATACGGAACCGTCACTACTCAAGTGCTGAAAATGACCTCGCAAGATGGTTTTGACGCGGAATTGCGGTTGACCTACGTGATCGTGGTCGAGGGAAACCTCCTTAGCCGCATCGAAGTCTTTGACGGGGAAGATCTCGAGGTGGCCCTTGCGTACTTCGATCAGGTTAATTGCAGAGACCAGCCGAAGTGA
- a CDS encoding STAS domain-containing protein: MTTPLTLDTARGRDGKLVLVASGEIDLTNVDAFTLALSTAATGSDGAVLVDLSAVEYLDSAAINALAAHADRIELVAHPILMPVLKVSGLTELTAIVPAPPTEKR; encoded by the coding sequence ATGACCACGCCGCTCACGCTCGACACCGCGCGCGGGCGCGACGGGAAACTCGTGCTGGTCGCATCGGGGGAAATCGACCTGACCAATGTCGACGCCTTCACCTTGGCCCTGTCCACCGCCGCCACCGGCAGCGACGGGGCGGTGCTTGTCGATCTCAGCGCCGTGGAGTACCTCGACAGCGCCGCCATCAATGCCCTGGCCGCCCACGCCGACCGCATTGAGCTGGTCGCGCACCCGATCCTGATGCCCGTCCTCAAGGTCAGCGGCCTGACCGAGCTCACCGCCATCGTCCCCGCGCCGCCGACCGAGAAGCGCTGA
- a CDS encoding SpoIIE family protein phosphatase, with protein MDSDRSDSAFTWQGRRELVGQMHDQLDELVAARDQMEQLVQVIVELGSDLDLDVTLHRVLKAAMELTGARYAALGIRAPDGSLVSFVHAGIDGDAARRLGDLPVGDGLRVDDLSADPQTAGLPAQDPPLRAFLGIPITVRAANFGNLYLADDRPGRVFTDSQEGAVRAMATAAAAAIDNARLFERERETAKWTTASREITTALLSGDPQTGPLQLIVNRALELAGAEQAILLVPREPDSVADEADTLVVAATAGRYSSEVIGRQVPMEGSTTGGVARRGLPLITDSFQYPIEGFTDVGERPAIVIPLIADGAVLGVIAVARDPRQPPFGNDYLDLVSDFARHAAIALALAAGREHALNQELAQADTVEEAVHTAAEELRRLWRARRVLAVTFPAYGSSTETAFGAPQVVSVGEPAQWADLPSDTQGALSSLRDGDLLTPTTTQPGTAGIALQHPEGVLVVWIDLAEQRPFTLEDQTLLTVLAGRLGQGLQRVHQVDQQRETALALQHAILGPADLPSGFAVRYQAATRPLQVGGDWYDIVDLEDGRIALVVGDCVGHGLAAAAVMGQVRSACRALLFENPSPAAALAGLDRFAARLPGAQCTTAVCAVLTPDTGELVYSSAGHPPPILVHGDGSTQLLDDGHTIALGIRGDWSRPEARVTIPARTTLLLYTDGLVERRRSPLDRGIFRVADVAQDARTLGLEDLANQVMTRVAPPGGYQDDVVLLLYRHPAPLELNFPADVSQLAPTRNALRKWLARVRVGPEEALNVLVAAGEAVANAIEHGHRHRPEGLIRLGAVAVGDEVKLTITDTGSWKAPQPASHHRRGRGIPLMRSLMHDVDIRPAHDGTTVHLSARIT; from the coding sequence ATGGACAGCGACCGGAGTGACTCCGCCTTCACCTGGCAGGGCCGGCGCGAACTGGTGGGCCAGATGCACGACCAGCTCGACGAGCTGGTGGCGGCGCGCGACCAGATGGAACAACTGGTGCAGGTCATCGTCGAACTGGGCTCCGATCTGGACCTGGACGTGACGCTGCACCGGGTCCTCAAAGCGGCGATGGAGCTGACCGGCGCCCGCTACGCCGCCCTGGGCATCCGCGCCCCCGACGGCAGCCTCGTGTCCTTCGTGCACGCGGGCATCGACGGCGACGCAGCGCGACGGCTCGGCGACCTTCCGGTCGGCGACGGGCTGCGCGTCGACGATCTGAGCGCCGATCCGCAGACCGCCGGGCTGCCCGCACAGGACCCACCGTTGCGGGCGTTTCTGGGAATCCCGATCACCGTGCGGGCGGCCAACTTCGGCAACCTCTACCTGGCCGACGACCGGCCCGGGCGCGTCTTCACCGACTCGCAAGAGGGTGCCGTACGAGCGATGGCCACGGCGGCCGCCGCCGCCATCGACAACGCACGACTTTTCGAGCGCGAGCGTGAAACGGCGAAATGGACGACGGCCAGTCGTGAGATCACGACCGCGCTGCTGTCCGGCGACCCGCAGACGGGGCCGCTGCAGCTCATCGTGAACCGGGCGCTGGAGTTGGCCGGGGCCGAGCAGGCGATCTTGCTGGTGCCCCGGGAGCCGGACTCGGTCGCCGACGAGGCCGACACGCTGGTGGTGGCCGCAACGGCGGGCCGCTATTCGTCGGAAGTGATCGGTCGGCAGGTACCGATGGAGGGCTCGACCACGGGCGGTGTGGCGCGACGCGGTCTGCCGCTGATCACCGATTCCTTCCAATACCCGATCGAGGGCTTCACCGATGTCGGTGAACGCCCGGCGATAGTCATCCCGCTCATCGCGGACGGCGCGGTGCTCGGTGTCATCGCCGTCGCGCGCGACCCGCGCCAGCCCCCGTTCGGCAACGACTACCTCGACCTCGTCAGCGACTTCGCCCGGCACGCCGCGATCGCGTTGGCGCTGGCGGCGGGCCGCGAACACGCGCTCAATCAGGAACTGGCCCAAGCCGATACGGTCGAGGAAGCGGTCCACACCGCCGCCGAAGAGCTGCGCCGGCTGTGGCGGGCGCGCCGGGTCCTGGCCGTCACCTTTCCGGCGTACGGCTCGTCTACGGAGACGGCCTTCGGCGCGCCGCAGGTGGTGTCGGTGGGCGAGCCCGCGCAGTGGGCCGACCTGCCGTCCGACACCCAAGGGGCGCTCAGCTCGTTGCGGGACGGCGACTTACTCACCCCGACGACGACGCAGCCGGGGACGGCGGGCATCGCGCTGCAGCACCCCGAGGGCGTGCTCGTCGTCTGGATCGACCTGGCCGAGCAACGCCCGTTCACCCTGGAGGACCAGACCTTGCTCACCGTGCTGGCCGGCCGCCTCGGCCAGGGTCTGCAGCGGGTGCACCAAGTCGACCAGCAGCGCGAAACCGCTCTGGCCCTGCAGCACGCGATCCTCGGCCCGGCCGATCTGCCCAGCGGATTCGCGGTGCGCTATCAGGCCGCCACGAGGCCGTTGCAAGTGGGCGGCGATTGGTACGACATCGTCGACCTCGAGGACGGGCGCATCGCGTTGGTTGTCGGCGACTGCGTCGGCCATGGCCTCGCCGCTGCCGCGGTGATGGGTCAGGTGCGCAGCGCCTGTCGTGCGCTATTGTTCGAAAACCCAAGCCCCGCTGCAGCTCTCGCGGGGTTGGATCGCTTCGCCGCGCGGCTGCCCGGCGCGCAATGCACCACCGCGGTGTGCGCGGTCCTGACCCCCGACACCGGTGAACTGGTCTACTCCAGCGCCGGGCACCCGCCGCCCATCCTGGTGCACGGCGACGGCAGCACCCAATTGCTCGACGACGGCCACACCATTGCTTTGGGAATACGGGGGGACTGGTCGCGCCCGGAGGCCCGCGTGACCATACCGGCGCGCACGACCCTGCTGCTCTACACCGACGGGCTGGTCGAGCGTCGCCGCAGTCCACTGGATCGGGGCATATTTCGCGTCGCCGACGTCGCGCAGGACGCCCGAACGCTGGGACTGGAAGATCTGGCCAACCAGGTCATGACCCGCGTCGCGCCGCCGGGCGGGTACCAGGACGACGTCGTCCTGTTGCTCTACCGTCATCCGGCGCCGTTGGAGCTGAACTTCCCCGCCGATGTCAGCCAGCTCGCGCCCACCCGCAACGCCTTGCGTAAGTGGTTGGCCCGCGTCCGGGTGGGCCCCGAGGAGGCCTTGAACGTGCTGGTTGCCGCCGGGGAAGCGGTCGCCAACGCGATCGAGCACGGCCACCGGCACAGACCGGAGGGCCTCATTCGGCTCGGCGCGGTCGCGGTGGGCGATGAGGTGAAGTTGACGATCACGGACACCGGTTCGTGGAAGGCTCCGCAGCCGGCCTCCCATCATCGTCGTGGCCGGGGCATCCCGCTGATGCGAAGCCTGATGCACGACGTCGACATCCGACCGGCGCACGACGGAACCACCGTTCACCTATCGGCGCGGATCACCTGA
- a CDS encoding nitroreductase family deazaflavin-dependent oxidoreductase codes for MGEDALSSEREFNEHNIEEFRRNGGKVGGQFEGFPLLLLTSEGARSGAQRVNPVAYFDIDGKIYIVGSAAGRDNHPAWVHNIRAVPDVTVEIGSDAPKSVTARELPREERDLIYPVIVERAPGFGEYQQRTDRVIPVFELMTD; via the coding sequence ATGGGTGAGGACGCGCTGAGCTCGGAACGGGAATTCAACGAGCACAACATCGAAGAGTTTCGCCGCAATGGTGGCAAGGTCGGCGGACAGTTCGAGGGCTTCCCGCTGTTGTTGCTGACGTCAGAGGGTGCGCGCAGCGGCGCCCAACGCGTCAACCCGGTCGCCTACTTCGACATCGACGGCAAAATCTATATCGTCGGCTCGGCGGCGGGCCGGGACAACCATCCCGCGTGGGTGCACAACATCCGCGCCGTCCCCGACGTGACCGTCGAGATCGGCTCCGACGCTCCCAAGTCGGTGACCGCGCGCGAATTGCCGCGCGAGGAAAGGGATTTGATCTATCCCGTCATCGTCGAGCGCGCTCCCGGCTTCGGCGAATACCAGCAACGCACCGATCGCGTCATCCCGGTCTTCGAATTGATGACCGACTGA